One window of the Myxococcus virescens genome contains the following:
- a CDS encoding molybdenum cofactor carrier protein, with protein sequence MRRPRRIIGVFGSGKEDHAERVIPLVRWIAEAGFDLLTGAGSGVMRTAADAFVQVEYRHGISIGIVPGTVEGGEYRPRSGYPNPNVELPIYTHLPLSGEQGTDPLSRNHINVLTPHALVSLPGGAGTVAEAVLALRYGKPVILYGPPESFRRFPAELERTDSLERVAEFLRAAVRDPLRLAVP encoded by the coding sequence ATGCGCAGGCCACGGCGGATCATCGGTGTCTTCGGTTCTGGCAAGGAGGACCACGCGGAGCGGGTCATCCCGCTGGTCCGGTGGATCGCCGAGGCGGGCTTCGACCTGCTCACGGGCGCTGGCAGCGGGGTGATGCGGACTGCGGCGGATGCCTTCGTCCAGGTGGAGTACCGGCACGGCATCTCCATTGGCATCGTCCCAGGCACGGTGGAGGGCGGCGAATACCGGCCCCGTTCGGGCTACCCCAATCCCAACGTGGAGCTGCCCATCTACACGCATCTGCCGCTCAGCGGAGAGCAGGGGACGGATCCGCTCAGCCGCAATCACATCAACGTGCTCACGCCGCACGCCCTGGTGTCGCTGCCCGGGGGCGCGGGGACGGTGGCCGAGGCGGTCCTGGCCCTGCGTTATGGCAAGCCGGTCATCCTCTACGGGCCGCCGGAGTCCTTCCGGCGCTTCCCAGCGGAGCTGGAGCGGACGGACTCCCTGGAGCGGGTGGCCGAGTTCCTCCGGGCCGCGGTGCGTGATCCGCTCCGCCTGGCCGTGCCGTAG